The Nitrospira sp. CR1.1 sequence CCAACCGTTCGAATGCCTGAAAAATGCGCCCGATATGGTTGGTGAAGATTCCCGCTTGCAACCCATAGTCCGAGTCATTGACGGCGTTCAACGCCGCCTCAAACTCACGATAGGGCGTAATGGTGACCAACGGCCCGAAGACTTCCCGGCAGGACACGTTCATCGCGGGGGCCACCTGGGATAACACGGTTGGACGCACCACCGATCCCTCACGCGGTCCGCCAGACAGCAGGCGCGCGCCTTGCGCAACCGCTTCGCCAATCCAACCCTCGATGCGCTGCGCGGCGCCGGCGTCGATCAACGGACCCACCACGGTGCGCTCGTCGCCCGGATCCCCGGTCGCCAACCCACGCACCCGGGCCACGAGCTTTTCGGTAAACGACTCGGCGACGGACTCGTGCACAAAGATCCGCTGAACGGAAATACAGGTCTGCCCCGCATACGTGAACCCGCCGGTGACGCAGCGCTGGGCCGCGTACTCCAAATCCGCGTCAGGTTCGATGATCACGGCGGCGTTGCCGCCCAATTCAAGGACGACCTTTTTCTTGCCGCACTTGGCCTTCAGCATCCAGCCGACGGGCGCGCTCCCGGTGAAACTCAACAATTTGAAGCGGGGATCGACCGCCAATTGTTCCGCGACAATATTGTCGCAGGGCAGCACATTGAGCCCCCCCGGCGGCACACCGGCCTTGAGCAGCACATCGCCAAGCAGGAGCGCCGTCAGCGGGGTCTGAGGAGCCGGCTTGATCACAATCGAGTTGCCCGCCGCCAGGGCCGGAGCCACCTTGTGCACGACGAGATTGAGTGGAAAATTGAACGGGGTAATACCGAGAATCGGACCGATGGGGAACCGCCGCGTCACCCCCCAATAGGATTCCATTCCCGGCGACCAATCCAGCGGCACCACCTCGCCGCCGATTCGTTTGGCTTCTTCTCCGGCAATGGACAGGGTCTGAATGGCACGACCGACTTCACGACGGGCATCAGTCAGAGGTTTGCCGGCTTCCGCCGTCATGGTACGCGCGAATTCTTCCTGGCGCGCCTGCAGCGCCTGGGCCGCGGTGGCAAGCAGCGTCGACCGCGCATAGCCCGACAAGCGGCGCATCGCCGCCGCACCCTCGACCGAAGACTGCATCGCCGATTCCGCATCCGCAGGACTCGCCTGGCAGACATGGGCAATCGTCTCGCCTGTGTAGGGATTGCGTACAGGGGCGACCGTCGTGGACTGAGACCAGCGGCCGCCGACTAGGAATGGACGTCCATCTTCCAACGGACCAACTCCCGGAGAGGAATATTCGCTACTGGACAGACTCCACAGGAGGCGTCACGGAAGCGGCCGCGCTGAGCGCCGCGCCTTCTTGTTGAGCGGCCACCGCTTTGGCGATCAACTCGGCGGTTCCCCAATCCTGCACCGCCGCCAGGGTAAACGCTTCGTATGTCGAGACCCCGTGACAGGTCGGACAGGCAGGCATGGGTACCTTTCGGCAAAACGCCTCGCTCAAACAGGACATGCACACATACAGATCCGCCTCTCCATCCTTTGCAGGCACCGTCCAAAAAGCTTGTTTCGACCCCATAGTGCAGTTCCCTCTTTCCTGGCTAAACGATACATCTCGTCACGCTAGTCACCACGCTGGCTCCCTCGCGCATGAGTGGCTCTACTTCACCTTCCCTTCCGACGCCGCGAGAAGCTTCTCAATTTCTTCCTCGAAGGCAGCAAAGGGGAAGGCTCCGGGAATCGCGAGCGCCGGATTTTGGGCCGTGGGCTGCTGCGTCGTCCGCATCAGAATGAAGCCGGGTGTGCCGTGAAATCCCCAGGAATTGGCTTCGTCGCGATCTTGAAAGATCGCCTTCATGTGCGGAGCGTCGCGCAGACATTGCCGAAACTTCGCTTGGTCGAGATTGATGGCTTTGGCATGCTGGGAATAACTATCCACATCCAAGCGGCCGTCGGCGGCAAACAGGCGGTCATGCATGGGCCAATAGGTGCCTTGATCTCCTGCACAACGGGCTGCCAAGGCAGCCGTCACGCCGGGGCCCTGATCGGCACGTGGGTAATCCTTGTAGAGAAACCGCACCTTGCCCGTATCCACGTATCGCGCTTGAATCTTGGGCCAGGTTTCCTTGAAAAACTTGAGACAGTAGCCGCAGGTAAAATCCGAATATTCGATCAGGGTGATCGGCGCATCCATCTTGCCCCGCATACGATTGTCGACTGCCGGCGCGCCCGCCGCCATGACCGACGCCGTCGTCAGCACGAACAGAAGAACCGGCGCCCCGACCCTCATCATCCAACCAGCCATGGCTGTCATGCGGAGACACTTCTCGCAGCGCATCGTTCCAACAATCCCACCATGAGCAGCGGCCACACCAGCGTCGCATCACTGAGGACTTCGGCGAAACGGCCGCCCTCAGCCGGCGGGACGAACTTGCCCCAGGAGATGCCTTCTTGATAGGTGCAGCCGCTCAATCCGCCCCAATAGTCCGGCTCAGGGCAGATCCGCACGCCATAGTGGAAGCGTGGCGGTTGGACATTGAGCCCGAGACGCGTATTGCTGATTTCAATATAGGGGGCCACTTGCTGCGCCCAATTGCGAGGCACGCCGCCGCCGATGGTAAAAATCCCGAGCCGCGTGGAGCCGAGGACTTCCTCTGCATAGTGATTCAGATCGAGGTAGGGGTTAAACACCGGACAGGTCTGGTGCAACCTGCGTAGTATCGCGAGATCCCCGCCCTCTTTGATCTGGCTGCGGGTAAAATCGATCTGTTTGCCCATGGCCCAGGTCCCGACGTCCAGGCCCATTTCAGAATCGGTAAAGGCGGGAATATAGACCGGAACGTTCTTGAGATAGGCGCTCTTGAGAATGCCCGGGCCCTCGAATTCCTCGGCCAGCGTCTTGCCCAATTCGCGAGTCAAAAAGTTCGACGACAGGGGCTGATCGATATTGATGCGCTTCATAGTCTGCGATACCACATGCTCGACATAGTTGAGATTCGATTCCATCTCGAGCGTGTCGTAGACCCGATTGTAGCCCTTTTGAAATAGCTCCTCATCGGTATGGGACGGTTCATGACGGTAGTGCAGCTTGCCCACTGATTCGCTCAATCCGTGCGCCACCAGCGCGCCGGTCGAGACAATCGCCTGCACCATGCCGCGGTCGATCATGGTGCTGATGATCTTGCCCATCTTGGCAATCGTCATGGCACCCGACAGGGTCAACACGACCTTGCACTCAGGATCCTCGATCATCGCGGCGAGCGTTTCGTAGGCCTCACCCAGACGACGGCCCCCGAACGCCGTCTTGCGCATCGCTTCCAGCAACTCCGTGAAAGAATGAATTTTCTCGGGATCTAGAGGCTCCAATGCCTCCAAGCCATCCTTGGCTCCGTCGTGAAATTCCCGTCCCGCCATGATGAACGCCTCCCGAAAAAAAATCAGCCTTCCGATTAAGCAGACCATTTTATACACAACCGACTGTCGCGGGGTCAATTGAAGCGCGACCAGCGGCCCATCACCATTCACACATGGCTTCGTGGAAGGGAGTGGGAGGCACGCGTACAACCATCCATGGGCAGGCAGGTCAGCGTGTAAAACAGTGTTGGGGGTATCGCCGTCGCGAAAGAACGGGTCAGCTTCGGACGCCGCTGACCAGAGTCAGTATCATGGCAGTGAGATACATGACGGTCATGCCGGCGAACATGCCTGCCGCGACCTGCACCCGACGCATCGCCGTATAGGACATCGCGGTGAGCGAGAGCACCACATAGAGCAATGACCCGGCAGCCAGCGCGTAGAAACAAATCGAGAAGTAGGAGGACACCCCCTGCCCGCTCAGAAAGGTCCCTATGCAGGTCGGCAACCCGGCAATCAGCCCGAGCAGCGCGACATCGCGCCACGAGATCGGCGTTTTCCCGGCAGCTCCGACGATACCGAATCCCTCAGTTCCGTTATGCAGGCCGAACCCCGTCACCAGCAAGACGCTCAGCGTATATTCCCCACCGGCGTAGCTGGTCCCGATTGCGAGCCCTTCCCCCAGATTGTGCAACCCCATGCCCACCGCAATCATGTAGGGCAACGACAGGATCCGGTTTCCGGAACGGGCGCCGAACACCTGACTGGATTCCAATGCGACTAAGCCCACAAAACTCACGCCCAGACTACCCAGAAACACCAGCCACGAGATCGGATCACGCGCGCCTGTCTGCTCGGTGGCCTCGTGCATGAGGTCGAAAAAGAGGTAGACCAGCACCCCGTTCGCCACCCCGATAAACCCACCCTCCCAGGTGCGCGGGAGCACCTTGCCCAGATAGAGGGCGGCAAGAATCCCGAGGTAGACCGGAATGAGACCAGCGACCGCACCGAGAGCCATAACATCAAGCATGGCACGCTTCTATCAGAATCAGGCCCTGGAGGAAAGGCCGAAGACACGCTGAAATCACCCCGGTTCGTCAGAGGACCGTGTGTGCGCCCTGCAGCGAATAGACCGGGGGGACCGTCTGCGTCCGATTGGACGCCCTCTTCACGATTCCTTCGTAGACCGCCGTATAGGCCGTCGCGGTTTCAACAAGTGAGTCCAGTGTGTCCACATGGACTTCGCTCGGCTGACACGTAGCAGGAACGGGGATGAGGGCCAGCCAATTCAGATCAGGGCACTGTCGAATCTGCTCGACCGATGTTGCTACCAGAGCTAATTCCCTGAACTCCCGGAATACGCACAGAATTTCTGGCGCATCCAGCGGACCGTAGACCGTGGCCAGGGTGGGAAGCGGACTGCGACGCATCAGCGGAAAGGCGGCAAACCCCGCATGGACGTGGATCAGATCAAAAGAAGTCCCCATGGAGAAGGCTTGCTCGAGAGCCAGAAACGTCAATCCTTCGGAGAGATGCCGCTTCGGGGCCGGATAGTGCCGAAGTGCCAGAGGCGACACCGGCACTAATGTTCCTGATACCCGGCTGTCCCCACTGGCGAAGACCGTCACTTCATGGCCGAATCGAATCAAGCTCCTCGTCAAGAACTCCACGCCCCTCACGTCCGGGCTTTCACTCTCGTTGCACACCTCTTCAAAAAACTGACTGACCTGGGCAATACGCATACCCTCTTCCCTTTCTTGTTCGTCGATCTCTCCTACCACTCCGTGACTCCAAGGAGAACCTGTTCCCGTCCACCCCATTCGAAGCGTGACTCCAGACAGCTACGACGGGCAGGTGCCGAGGCGATACGGCGCTACTCGCTGATATGCTCGAGCCATCTGCATACGTATGCAGGGAAACCGACTCGCTTCACGGGAGCGCAGAGGGTACGACCAACAGATGAAAATGACCTGAGGGCAACATGAAAGTTTGATGAGGAAAACGGCGGGCAGCCGCTCGACGGCCCCCCGTTTCGATTTCCCCAAGGCAGATAGCGATCACGTGGGAAGGCGCGTTCGCGAGCGTGATCCTGCCGCATGCTGAAGGAAAGAGAGGTAGGACGAGCGGACATCACTGAGGGGGGACGGCACGAAAAGTGACCGCCCCCGACAGCTGCCCAGAAACTCACTCCCGATCTCGGAGGAGCGGGAACGGGGGGACCGGGTTAGCGCGAACCGGCGAGCCGGGCCAGAGTCGGATGTCCGGCCATTGCTTCCTGCAACGCCTTGACGACTGCTACTGACGACACTTCTCCCGCCTCTGTGAGCGCGAGATACTGCTGTTGCGCCAAGAGGAAAAACGCTGGCTGCTGTTCGGTCGGCACGTTCATCAGCGTCGCCAAGGCCGCCAGATGTTCCCCGCCGCCCCTCGCCATATCGGCCGACAGGGTGTCGAACGTACTGGCGACGAAGGTATTCGTCTCCTGTGCCGCCATGACCTTGCCGTCATTGGTGCAACCCGAGGTTCCAAAACTGATCCCGAATGTCTGGCTGCCGAAGGTGCCGTTGGTGGTGGCCATCATGACTTGGGGCGCAATATTTTTCGGCGTCTTGTAATCAGACCAGGCCAATTTCCCCAAGCCGCATCCAGGACCGTTGTCCGGATTAACCGCGAACGCCAGGCCGAACTGAAGAGTGATCAGCATACCTGTAAGCGCTAGGATTCCTTGTTTCTTCATACGATCTCCCTTGTGTTTCCACGTATCACCGCCGCCGCTCAGAGACGGCTCGCGGATTCCTCTCTGCGCGATTCCTACCATAGCTGTCTTTTTCACGCTGTCAAACAAAGCACTGTTTTTTTCATCTAACCAGAAAGGACATTGCCAAACCCTCTTATGGGCAATGAACACCTCGCGCAGGATTTCGCTGGTAAGGGCAGATATTTGGCCTGAAGCAACGGAACGAGGGGAATCAATTGAACAGAGAATTGAGTGCCTTGAGAAGAGGCGCTCTTGCCGGTCCGTGATCAGACTCTCAAGCGATTATTCCCCGACATGGAAAAATTTGGTGGTCCCAACGGGATTTGAACCCGTGTCTGAGCCTTGAGAGAACGGACCAAACTGAGGAAAATCAACAGGATGATTCTTCGGAAACGTCCAATGAGTGATGAGCTTTTACAATGGCTTACAGATAGGCTGTCCGATATAGGACAGGCATAGAGATGGTAGCGATCGGTCAGCGGCTGACTAAGTATGCAAAGGAATGGAGCCCCCTACAGAGCTGGAGGCGATTTGTTAGCGGCTATCTTCCGCTGGGGGAATTCCGTTTCATGGAATTGTGGAAGCCGCATCACGACCACATGCGGTTCGGCTCTAGACAATTAGCCAAGGCTACCTCGCTCGCATAGAGAGTCAGCCGACAGGTACCAAGCGGCCTCGCCGTGATGAGGCACCTTTCGTCGGTGTCAGCCGGCAAGTCGTCGCGCTGAGTTCCAAGGTACCATCCAGCGCACCGAGCAATCGGATCAGCGTACCGATTCCTGGCCGTTGGGCTCCACTTTCCAGCCTTGCAAGCTGCGGCTGCTTCATGCCGACGCGTTTCGCCAATTCCGTCTGACTCAGGCCGCGCCGTTCTCGCAGCTTGGCTAAAGCAACCGCCAAGGCCACATCCTTCTCCGCCTCGGCCAATTCGCCGGCAAACGAGGGTTTCTTACAAATCTGCTCGTCGATATAGTCTCGATGGGTTTTCATCGTTTCACCTCTTCAGCGTATCGGCATACCGTTGTTCCGCCAGCACAATGTCTCCCGCCTTCAGCTTCTGAGACTTCTTCTGCACCGCATGGAGAATGACAAAACGCTGCCCCACGATCGCCCCATAAAAGAACCGGTATTCGCTCCCCGACCATTCCGGACGGAGCTCCCAAATCTTCCCGCGAACATGTTTGGCAATTGCCGCGGGCAGCCGGGTTCCATCCACTTCTAATCGACTGATGTAGGCCAAACACTTCGCCCGGGCTTTCGGGGAGAGCGCGTCAAGGAAATCCTCGACCGGCGTCTCTCCGGTCCTGGTTTCGTAGTACACCACCGTCCATGGCATATCAGCACTATAACATTTCTGTTATAGGCCATCAACAGGTAAGACGGAAGGCGACATTCAGCAGAAATAAAACGCGAGGGCAGCGAGCCTCACTCTATGGCCGCTGCTCTGTGGGGTCATAGGTCTTGGGTTTCGTGGCACCGGGAACCACCTCTCCCACAACGGTAATGCACTGTGATCCAAAGAACCAGAACGCAAACGTATCGAGCGTGACACTGCGAATGTGCCGCACAGGAGGGCTGGCGTTCGCCATGGCCTGCTCTACTGTATTGGTGCCAAAACCGAAGCCGAAAATGATGTATGAGCAATCACTCCCCTCAGTCATCGGTTTTACGGCCTGATTCTCAGGGGTGATCCGAGAGGAGATATTGACGCACCCGCCAAGGAGCAGCGAGACAGCACAACAGCCAGCAGCGATCACTGTCCTGCGCATTCATCCCCTCCTAGTTTGGTGCTGATCTAAGCTCATGGTCAATTGTGGCTTACCAGTGGCCCGCTGTCGCTTCACAGGCCACTCGACGAGACTCATTTCCGCTTTTCTGCATACTTCTTCAGCAGATCCCGCGCCGCCTCTTCCAGCGGCCCGTTCACATACCTGTCCCAATTCACCGCCGAGCTGACGGATTTCTACCTCACGGCAATTGCACGACAGTGACGGTCCAATCTCCACCAGAAATGATGCTCAAATAGTAAGTGCCGGCTTTGGGGTAGTAACTACTACCTGATCCTGGCTTGTGCTGCGAAGCGAGGTTGTCAACCGGGTCCCCATTCATGGCATAGAGCGAGACCCTAAAACTTTCCCCTTTGGCATCCCACCGAAGTTCCCATCCATCTTTCGCTGTGAAAGGACGCAGGTTCCGAGATCCATTGGCCGATTCCCGCTGCAGGACTTCTTCCGCAAAAGCCGTTTGCCAAACCAGAAGAATGAGCGTTGCGAGGGCGAGGGTGATGCGCGGCATGTGACGCCTGTTCATTTCTTCTTCTCTCCATACTTCTTCAGCAGATCCCGCGCCGCCTCTTCCAGCAGTTCATTCACGTACCTGTCCTGATCCAACGCAAGGTGCTGGATCTCCAGCATTACCGCCTGATCCATGCGAATTCCGTAGAGTTTTCGAGTCGATCCTGACTGCTTCTTTGTCATGGAAGCGCACAATACGCAACGCTGGTTACCGAGTCAACCATATAACTTGCTATCCAGTTATATGCTGATATATACTTCACTCGTCAGACAAAGAGGTCTACCCCATGCCGATGATCAGGCTCCTGATTTCACTCCCAAAGACATTAAAGGCCAAGCTCGACGCCATGAGAAAACAAGGCACCACCTCGAGCGGATTTATTCGCAGCCTGCTCGAACGCGAGTTTCAGAAACAGGACGAGCAGAAGCGCTAACCATCAGAAAAAGGAGTCGGTCGAATGGGAACTTTGGGAGCGTTGCAGAACATCAGCGGCGCGGTCGAGGGCCCTTCTCTTACCAGTCTCAAAACAGTATTCACATGGCGGACATGGCTGGAATCTCAAGCTTCGCGAGGCCGTGACGCAACTAGAAACTACGTACACGAAGCCCGTTTTGTCCTATGGATTGTCCTATGAGAGGCAAACCACTCCTGAGCCAGAACTCAGGAAGGTCGCCAACTCCTCGGAAGATCAGGGAAAAGGTTGGTGGTCCCAACGGGATTTGAACCCGTGTCTGAGCCTTGAGAGGGCTCCGTCCTAGGCCAAGCTAGACGATGGGACCGGTGAGGTAGTCCAACTACAGCGGAAAGAACCGGACTGTACCATAGCGAGTTTTGGCTTTTCAAACGGCAAGTCACAGCGGTCTGCCCGGAGGGGCCGCTCAAGACGCGGGCATGACTCGATCAACCAGGCCCGCTTGCAGAGCCTTTTGAATTAGCCTACAGTACGTGTATGTATCGTCATGGCTTCAAACCCACACGCATTCTTGTTGCCGGCCTGATTCCCGCTCTTCTCGCATTGGCCGGCTGCGGAGCCAGTTTCCTTGAGGGGACGATCGCGCCGCCCAACTCCAGCGCCTGGACGAAGTGCGGAAGCACCACCAAAGTGCGCGTGAAGCCGCCTAAATCCACTATCACGGTCGCGTATACGGAGCCGACCACCGGCACTGACGGCAAACCCCTGACCAACCTTGCCTACACAACCATTTATTATAATGCCGGGGACGGCCCTGTGATCGCGAAAGTTGTGCCGGCATCACAAAAGACCGGCGGGGCAGCCGTCTCTCAAGTCATCATGATACCCACGCCGAACCAGGCAGAGCAGGACGTGACCGTCTGCGTGACAGCCACCGACTCCGACGACCGTGAAGGCCCCGCCACGCCCTAGCATCCCGCTAGAACAGACTTGACAGCGCCCCGCTAAGGGCCTACCTTGCATCCACTTGCTCAGGCCGGCACAGAGGGCCGAATGCGTCGCCCAGCCGGTCTTCAGGTCGCACTAGATTTCTACGCATGGAACTACGCAAACCTGACGCATCACCTCCTTCCCACGAGGCCGAATCAGAGCGGCATAAACACAGCCTGGAGATTCGGCTCGGCTCCAACATTTTTCGCAATACCAATGGTGTGATCCGGGTTCAGGGCAAGGAACAACTCGTCCTGGAACTGGCGCCGGAACAAGACCGTATCCTGCTCACCATCGATTTGTATGACGGGAGCGGCAACCATGTGGCGCATCTCCGCCGCAATCGCTGGGCCTTCAACGACGGCAACCGCTTTTTGCTCAACACGAGCGACTCTCCGCCGACCCTCTTCCCCAATCTTCCCTGGCTCAAGGTGACGGATCAGGAAACCGGCGAAACGGTCTTGGAAGCGGCCGTCACCCCGGGCGAAAAGATCCATGTGGCGACGGGCAAGTTCTATTCGCATCGCGGCCAACTCATCGAAATCACCTCCCACTTTTGCCGCATCGGATCGACGCACACCCTGTTCGGTGATGTGTTTGAAGCGCGTGGCGGAACGGCGGTGCTCGGCTGAAGACGGCCGGATCACATGACTGACGCGCCAAACCCCAGTATCCATGCCTTCCTGGTCTGTGACAGTGTCATCGAAGACAGCCTCACCAAGAAAAAATCTCTGATCGGTATTTTCACCCATCTGCAGGCAGTGACGTTCCCGTTTCAGCACCACCAACTGGGCCTGTACTTCTGCATGACCGATGCTGAAGGAACGTACCACCTGGAGATCGATCTGATGTATGTGAACACCGATCAGTTGGTCTGCCGCGCCTCCCTTCCCGACATCGTCATCGGCGATCGCCTGCAGATTGCCGATTTCGGCATCAACATCCCCGCCCTTCTGTTTCCCCATCCAGGTCGTTATGAGTTTCGCTTGCGCATGAACAACCGCGTGATCGCGCAAAAAGATTTCAATGTCATCCAATTGCCTTCACCACCTGCCGCCTAACCAGCCTCGTTCACGCTTGCGAAAGCGTGCGTGACCGGGATGCATGAGGCATCCGAACGTGACTCCTCGGCGGACATCATATGTACCGAGACGGTTTGCTCAGGCAGGCGAATCGGAAAGCAATGAATGCGGCAGATGGCTAGAAGGCCGTGGCAGTGGCAAGACAAGCGTCGACATATTCGTTTTCGCCGCGATGGCAGGCCTGGACACGCTTCGTGTGATCATCAAACAGAGGCACCACCATTTCGCCCACGGTGGCATAGCAGTCTCGTTTGAACGGGCCATCCAGGCTGCGGCATAGCGCCAGGCCGGGATCGGGATTCGCGTCGGTCAAGATGAAGTCCTTTACCGCGCCAATGAAACACTGCGTGATCTGATCGCCCTGCCCAAGCCGGCACAGCTCATTCACGCGCGGAGCATCACGCAGCGTGTACCCGCTGATATCGCGTCCCAAACTTCGGTAACAGGTCGTCTGATGCTCCCCCTCCACACGGGCGCATTGCGTGAACGCCTGCGCGAAATCGTAATTCAGAAAGGTCAGTACCGCAGACGTCTGCATCAGGTAGCAGGCGCGCAGATACTTT is a genomic window containing:
- a CDS encoding DUF3015 domain-containing protein → MKKQGILALTGMLITLQFGLAFAVNPDNGPGCGLGKLAWSDYKTPKNIAPQVMMATTNGTFGSQTFGISFGTSGCTNDGKVMAAQETNTFVASTFDTLSADMARGGGEHLAALATLMNVPTEQQPAFFLLAQQQYLALTEAGEVSSVAVVKALQEAMAGHPTLARLAGSR
- a CDS encoding zinc transporter ZupT — translated: MLDVMALGAVAGLIPVYLGILAALYLGKVLPRTWEGGFIGVANGVLVYLFFDLMHEATEQTGARDPISWLVFLGSLGVSFVGLVALESSQVFGARSGNRILSLPYMIAVGMGLHNLGEGLAIGTSYAGGEYTLSVLLVTGFGLHNGTEGFGIVGAAGKTPISWRDVALLGLIAGLPTCIGTFLSGQGVSSYFSICFYALAAGSLLYVVLSLTAMSYTAMRRVQVAAGMFAGMTVMYLTAMILTLVSGVRS
- a CDS encoding thioredoxin domain-containing protein; amino-acid sequence: MRCEKCLRMTAMAGWMMRVGAPVLLFVLTTASVMAAGAPAVDNRMRGKMDAPITLIEYSDFTCGYCLKFFKETWPKIQARYVDTGKVRFLYKDYPRADQGPGVTAALAARCAGDQGTYWPMHDRLFAADGRLDVDSYSQHAKAINLDQAKFRQCLRDAPHMKAIFQDRDEANSWGFHGTPGFILMRTTQQPTAQNPALAIPGAFPFAAFEEEIEKLLAASEGKVK
- a CDS encoding helix-turn-helix domain-containing protein — translated: MKTHRDYIDEQICKKPSFAGELAEAEKDVALAVALAKLRERRGLSQTELAKRVGMKQPQLARLESGAQRPGIGTLIRLLGALDGTLELSATTCRLTPTKGASSRRGRLVPVG
- a CDS encoding deoxyhypusine synthase, which translates into the protein MAGREFHDGAKDGLEALEPLDPEKIHSFTELLEAMRKTAFGGRRLGEAYETLAAMIEDPECKVVLTLSGAMTIAKMGKIISTMIDRGMVQAIVSTGALVAHGLSESVGKLHYRHEPSHTDEELFQKGYNRVYDTLEMESNLNYVEHVVSQTMKRINIDQPLSSNFLTRELGKTLAEEFEGPGILKSAYLKNVPVYIPAFTDSEMGLDVGTWAMGKQIDFTRSQIKEGGDLAILRRLHQTCPVFNPYLDLNHYAEEVLGSTRLGIFTIGGGVPRNWAQQVAPYIEISNTRLGLNVQPPRFHYGVRICPEPDYWGGLSGCTYQEGISWGKFVPPAEGGRFAEVLSDATLVWPLLMVGLLERCAARSVSA
- a CDS encoding aldehyde dehydrogenase family protein → MEDGRPFLVGGRWSQSTTVAPVRNPYTGETIAHVCQASPADAESAMQSSVEGAAAMRRLSGYARSTLLATAAQALQARQEEFARTMTAEAGKPLTDARREVGRAIQTLSIAGEEAKRIGGEVVPLDWSPGMESYWGVTRRFPIGPILGITPFNFPLNLVVHKVAPALAAGNSIVIKPAPQTPLTALLLGDVLLKAGVPPGGLNVLPCDNIVAEQLAVDPRFKLLSFTGSAPVGWMLKAKCGKKKVVLELGGNAAVIIEPDADLEYAAQRCVTGGFTYAGQTCISVQRIFVHESVAESFTEKLVARVRGLATGDPGDERTVVGPLIDAGAAQRIEGWIGEAVAQGARLLSGGPREGSVVRPTVLSQVAPAMNVSCREVFGPLVTITPYREFEAALNAVNDSDYGLQAGIFTNHIGRIFQAFERLEVGGVLANEIPTFRADHMPYGGIKDSGIGREGLRYAIEDMTEPKLLVVNLRRP
- a CDS encoding glycosyltransferase, whose translation is MGWTGTGSPWSHGVVGEIDEQEREEGMRIAQVSQFFEEVCNESESPDVRGVEFLTRSLIRFGHEVTVFASGDSRVSGTLVPVSPLALRHYPAPKRHLSEGLTFLALEQAFSMGTSFDLIHVHAGFAAFPLMRRSPLPTLATVYGPLDAPEILCVFREFRELALVATSVEQIRQCPDLNWLALIPVPATCQPSEVHVDTLDSLVETATAYTAVYEGIVKRASNRTQTVPPVYSLQGAHTVL